The [Bacillus] selenitireducens MLS10 genome includes a region encoding these proteins:
- a CDS encoding ATP-dependent Clp protease ATP-binding subunit produces MKCQHCNKNEATVYYRVQVNGQEQSAAFCPDCYEALTKQQAQSTGKTGNGPAFGSQQEGASCSDGSCSTGAQPESERLLDTYGRNLTAFAKDGLIDPVIGRDSEIEQLAEVLNRRNKNNPVLIGEPGVGKTAIAEGLALSINEGKVPGKLKGKEIISLDVASILSGTSYRGQFEEKMKQLVKELEDSPETILFIDEIHQIVGAGKTEGSTDAGNILKPALAGGQIQVIGATTFKEYRTIEKDAALERRFEPVTVNEPKVSDMVEILKGLAPKYEAYHGVTYSDEVLKACAELSHRYIQDRKMPDKAIDLMDVAGAKANLTHGTGNKEDIEQRLKTIEKDKQQAAEQEQYEKAARLRQEELQLQDELERAQSSESAETAITVADIQAIIEKKTGIPVQKLEQDEQTRLKHLADHLSQKVVGQKEAVEAVAKAIRRGRAGFRREGRPIASFLFHGQTGVGKTELTRALAEEMFGDREAMLRLDMSEFMEKHTVSKLIGSPPGYVGHEEAGQLTERVRRRPYTIILLDEMEKAHPDVQHMFLQVLEDGRLTDSHGRTVSFKDTVIVMTTNAKPLDAYFKLEFMNRIDRVIGFEALGEAELEQIVRIMLEEVITHSHDQDLSITFTDEAVAFLAKKGYDPKYGARPLRRTIQEHVEDLIVDAIMDGSELEKVTVKLHEDGDRLELVNEV; encoded by the coding sequence ATGAAATGTCAACACTGTAACAAGAATGAAGCAACGGTGTATTACCGTGTCCAAGTGAATGGTCAGGAACAGTCGGCGGCTTTTTGTCCGGACTGTTATGAGGCCCTCACGAAGCAACAGGCTCAATCCACGGGCAAAACAGGGAACGGTCCGGCATTCGGATCACAACAGGAGGGCGCGTCTTGCAGTGACGGTTCATGCAGTACCGGTGCACAGCCGGAAAGCGAGCGGCTTCTCGATACGTATGGGCGGAATCTGACGGCATTTGCCAAAGATGGGCTCATTGATCCCGTGATCGGGAGAGACAGTGAGATCGAACAGCTTGCGGAAGTGCTGAACCGCCGTAACAAGAACAACCCGGTTCTGATCGGGGAGCCGGGTGTCGGGAAGACGGCGATTGCCGAGGGTCTCGCTCTCAGCATCAATGAAGGCAAGGTGCCGGGGAAGCTGAAAGGCAAAGAGATTATTTCCCTCGACGTGGCATCAATTCTGTCCGGCACGAGTTACCGGGGACAGTTTGAAGAGAAGATGAAGCAGCTTGTCAAAGAGCTTGAAGACAGCCCGGAAACGATTCTGTTCATCGATGAGATCCATCAGATCGTTGGGGCAGGCAAGACGGAAGGCTCGACCGATGCAGGGAATATTCTGAAGCCTGCACTTGCAGGCGGCCAGATCCAGGTGATCGGGGCGACGACGTTCAAGGAATACCGGACGATTGAAAAGGATGCGGCCCTGGAACGGCGTTTTGAACCGGTTACGGTCAACGAACCGAAAGTGTCAGATATGGTGGAAATCCTGAAAGGGCTCGCTCCGAAGTACGAGGCGTATCACGGGGTCACTTATTCGGATGAGGTCCTGAAAGCCTGCGCGGAGCTGTCTCACCGCTATATTCAGGACCGGAAGATGCCGGATAAGGCCATTGACCTGATGGATGTGGCAGGTGCGAAAGCGAACCTGACACACGGCACAGGGAACAAAGAGGACATCGAACAGCGCCTGAAGACAATTGAGAAAGACAAGCAACAGGCCGCAGAGCAGGAACAGTATGAGAAGGCTGCACGACTCCGGCAAGAAGAACTGCAGCTCCAGGACGAGCTCGAACGGGCTCAGTCGAGTGAATCGGCAGAGACCGCCATCACCGTCGCCGATATTCAGGCGATCATTGAAAAGAAGACCGGCATCCCGGTTCAAAAACTTGAGCAGGATGAACAGACGCGCCTGAAGCATCTGGCTGATCATCTCAGTCAAAAAGTCGTCGGCCAGAAGGAAGCGGTTGAAGCCGTGGCAAAAGCAATCCGAAGAGGCCGGGCAGGTTTCCGGCGTGAAGGAAGACCGATTGCCTCCTTTCTGTTCCACGGGCAGACCGGTGTCGGAAAGACCGAACTCACACGGGCCCTTGCAGAAGAAATGTTCGGAGACCGTGAAGCAATGCTTCGCCTTGATATGAGTGAATTCATGGAGAAGCACACCGTCTCCAAGCTGATCGGTTCACCGCCGGGCTACGTCGGCCATGAAGAGGCCGGACAGCTGACGGAACGCGTCAGACGCCGTCCGTACACGATCATTCTCCTCGATGAAATGGAGAAAGCCCATCCGGATGTGCAGCATATGTTCCTGCAGGTGCTTGAAGACGGCAGACTGACCGACAGCCACGGCAGGACCGTGAGTTTCAAGGATACGGTCATCGTCATGACGACGAATGCCAAACCGCTTGACGCCTATTTCAAACTGGAATTTATGAACCGGATCGACCGTGTCATCGGTTTTGAAGCCCTCGGTGAAGCCGAACTTGAACAGATTGTCAGGATCATGCTTGAAGAGGTCATTACCCACAGTCACGATCAGGACCTGTCCATCACCTTTACCGATGAGGCCGTCGCCTTTCTTGCAAAGAAAGGTTATGACCCGAAATACGGAGCCAGACCACTCAGACGGACCATTCAGGAACATGTCGAAGATCTGATCGTCGATGCGATCATGGATGGCAGCGAGTTGGAAAAGGTCACCGTTAAGCTGCATGAAGACGGTGACAGGCTTGAACTTGTAAACGAAGTATAA
- a CDS encoding DUF1499 domain-containing protein, which yields MRWLFMALAGALVLGGGGFMFVQNNKIPDHIGADDGNFAEMPSSPNAVSSQTDDTDKSVDPLPFKENLASSVDALLGALAQIPEITIERQTDRYIHAVYTTSTMRFKNDIELYFDEEEQVIHYRSESRVGHSDMGENREQYKLISSRYE from the coding sequence ATGAGATGGTTATTTATGGCTTTGGCAGGCGCACTCGTCTTGGGCGGTGGCGGATTCATGTTCGTGCAAAACAACAAGATCCCCGATCACATCGGGGCCGATGACGGGAATTTCGCGGAGATGCCGTCGTCACCCAATGCGGTATCGAGTCAGACTGATGACACGGACAAATCCGTCGATCCCCTCCCGTTTAAGGAGAATCTCGCATCGTCCGTCGATGCCTTGCTCGGCGCGCTCGCACAAATTCCGGAGATCACGATTGAACGCCAGACCGATCGTTACATTCATGCGGTGTACACCACGTCCACCATGCGCTTCAAAAATGACATCGAGCTCTATTTCGATGAAGAAGAGCAGGTCATTCATTACCGTTCCGAGTCCCGGGTCGGTCATTCCGATATGGGGGAAAACCGGGAACAGTACAAGCTGATCTCGTCCAGGTACGAATAA
- a CDS encoding NETI motif-containing protein, which produces MAGKKTFTVEENETIDQCLARMAKEGYMPVRRMEKPVFQEVKKNGRTDVETVRQQITFEGKKRES; this is translated from the coding sequence ATGGCAGGAAAGAAAACATTCACCGTCGAAGAAAACGAAACGATCGATCAGTGTCTCGCACGCATGGCGAAAGAAGGCTATATGCCCGTCAGGCGCATGGAAAAGCCGGTCTTTCAGGAAGTGAAGAAGAACGGCAGAACCGACGTTGAAACCGTTCGCCAGCAGATCACGTTTGAAGGCAAAAAACGGGAAAGCTGA
- the purE gene encoding 5-(carboxyamino)imidazole ribonucleotide mutase: MTVKVGIIMGSRSDLETMQHAMDTLKELGVPYEAKVVSAHRTPDRMFHYAETAHGRGIRVIIAGAGGAAHLPGMVAAKTIVPVIGVPVQSKALNGLDSLLSIVQMPGGVPVATVAIGKAGAVNAGLLAAQQLAMEDEVLYTRLTDRRKALEEQVTETGEIE, translated from the coding sequence ATGACAGTCAAAGTCGGCATCATCATGGGCAGCCGCTCGGATCTTGAGACGATGCAGCACGCCATGGATACATTAAAGGAGCTCGGTGTCCCTTATGAAGCGAAAGTGGTCTCCGCACACCGTACGCCGGACCGGATGTTTCACTACGCGGAAACCGCGCACGGGCGGGGCATTCGGGTCATCATCGCAGGGGCGGGAGGCGCTGCTCACCTTCCAGGCATGGTCGCTGCTAAAACGATCGTACCGGTGATCGGTGTCCCGGTTCAGTCCAAAGCACTGAACGGCCTTGACTCCCTGTTGTCCATCGTGCAGATGCCTGGCGGCGTGCCGGTGGCAACCGTCGCCATCGGAAAAGCGGGAGCCGTTAATGCCGGTCTCCTCGCCGCCCAGCAGCTCGCGATGGAAGATGAAGTGCTTTATACGCGTCTCACAGACCGCCGCAAGGCCCTTGAAGAGCAGGTCACAGAAACAGGAGAGATCGAATGA
- the purK gene encoding 5-(carboxyamino)imidazole ribonucleotide synthase: MMNNPNHKVILPPKTVGILGGGQLGRMMAIAAKEMGYRTAVMEPAEDSPCAQVSDEEVVAGYADRDGAARLANVSDVLTFEFENIDGDTAEHLASSMYLPQGSSLLQITQDRKKEKEAIEAEGVPVAPWASIDSKAELDAAITRIGLPAVIKTTRGGYDGKGQAVLRETADAASAWRDLEGKGPFVLEAFIPFVTEISVIVSRGTNGDMTTFPVAENIHVNNILHQSIVPARVPQDVQAKAEDLARTLAESLGMIGTLAVEMFVTAEGGLYVNELAPRPHNSGHYTINACNVSQFAQHIRAICGLPLIEPELLKPVVMVNLLGEHMDGALAQMPIRARAHWHLYGKHEARPGRKMGHVNILTDHIPDTLEDLKSWGIWSHT; the protein is encoded by the coding sequence ATGATGAACAATCCGAATCATAAGGTGATTCTCCCCCCAAAGACGGTCGGCATTCTCGGCGGCGGTCAGCTCGGGCGGATGATGGCTATTGCCGCCAAGGAAATGGGCTACCGCACTGCCGTGATGGAACCGGCTGAAGATTCGCCTTGCGCGCAGGTGTCGGATGAGGAAGTCGTCGCAGGCTACGCAGACCGGGACGGTGCCGCCAGACTCGCGAACGTAAGCGACGTTTTGACCTTCGAGTTCGAAAACATCGACGGCGATACTGCAGAGCATCTGGCATCATCGATGTATCTGCCTCAGGGAAGCAGCCTCCTGCAGATCACGCAGGACCGTAAGAAAGAGAAAGAAGCGATTGAAGCGGAAGGCGTCCCTGTTGCCCCGTGGGCGTCCATCGATTCAAAGGCCGAACTCGATGCGGCCATAACCCGTATCGGCCTTCCTGCCGTAATCAAGACAACCCGGGGCGGCTATGACGGGAAAGGGCAGGCGGTTCTTCGTGAAACGGCGGATGCGGCATCGGCCTGGCGCGATCTTGAAGGCAAAGGGCCCTTCGTCCTGGAAGCCTTTATCCCCTTTGTTACGGAAATCTCCGTCATCGTGAGCCGTGGGACAAACGGGGACATGACGACGTTTCCGGTGGCCGAAAACATCCATGTCAACAACATCCTGCATCAGTCCATCGTCCCGGCAAGAGTCCCGCAGGATGTGCAGGCAAAAGCCGAAGACCTGGCGAGAACCCTTGCCGAAAGTCTCGGTATGATCGGCACGCTCGCCGTGGAGATGTTTGTCACTGCGGAAGGCGGCCTGTACGTCAATGAACTGGCGCCGAGGCCGCATAATTCCGGGCACTACACGATCAATGCCTGCAATGTCTCCCAGTTTGCCCAGCATATCCGGGCGATCTGCGGTCTGCCCCTCATCGAGCCGGAGCTGTTAAAGCCCGTCGTCATGGTCAATCTCCTTGGCGAGCATATGGACGGGGCCCTCGCTCAGATGCCCATCAGGGCTCGTGCCCACTGGCATCTGTACGGCAAGCATGAAGCGAGACCCGGGCGCAAGATGGGTCACGTCAATATCCTCACTGATCACATCCCGGATACCCTTGAAGACCTGAAGAGCTGGGGTATCTGGTCACACACATAA
- the purB gene encoding adenylosuccinate lyase → MIERYTRPEMGNIWKDENRYQAWLEVEILACEAWSELGDIPKEDVEKIRANAGFDVNRILEIEEETRHDVVAFTRAVSETLGEERKWVHYGLTSTDVVDTALSYMLKQANELIERDLKNFLEILKNKANEHKYTIMMGRTHGVHAEPTTFGLKLALWYEEMKRNLERFQAAKETVCVGKLSGAVGTYANIDPFIEEHVCKGLGLERAPISTQTLQRDRHAHYVATLSLIGASIEKMAVEIRGLQKSETREVEEYFAKGQKGSSAMPHKRNPIGSENMTGLARVLRGHMVTAYENVALWHERDISHSSAERIILPDATIALNYMLNRFGNIVKNLTVFPDNMKRNMGRTFGLIYSQRVLLTLIDKGLAREAAYDLVQPKAMQAWEEGRPFREIVEADEAITSKLSEAELDACFDYNHHMKHVDTIFTRLGLDG, encoded by the coding sequence ATGATCGAACGCTACACCCGCCCGGAAATGGGCAACATTTGGAAAGACGAAAACCGCTATCAGGCCTGGCTCGAAGTGGAGATTCTCGCCTGCGAAGCCTGGAGCGAGCTCGGGGATATCCCGAAAGAAGATGTCGAAAAGATCCGTGCGAACGCCGGATTCGACGTGAATCGGATCCTCGAGATTGAAGAAGAGACCCGCCATGACGTCGTCGCCTTTACAAGGGCTGTCTCGGAGACCCTCGGAGAAGAGAGAAAGTGGGTCCATTACGGTCTGACTTCCACGGACGTGGTCGACACGGCGCTTTCCTACATGCTCAAACAGGCCAATGAGCTGATCGAGCGCGACCTGAAGAACTTCCTTGAGATTTTGAAGAACAAGGCCAATGAGCATAAGTACACGATCATGATGGGCCGCACGCACGGCGTGCATGCAGAGCCGACGACATTCGGTCTGAAGCTCGCCCTCTGGTATGAAGAGATGAAGCGGAACCTTGAGCGGTTTCAGGCGGCGAAGGAAACCGTCTGTGTCGGCAAACTTTCCGGCGCCGTTGGGACGTATGCCAATATTGATCCGTTTATTGAAGAGCATGTCTGTAAGGGGCTCGGGCTTGAACGTGCACCGATTTCCACCCAAACGCTGCAGCGGGACCGTCATGCGCACTACGTTGCCACCCTGTCTCTGATCGGCGCGTCCATCGAAAAGATGGCCGTGGAGATCCGCGGGCTGCAGAAAAGTGAAACCCGTGAGGTGGAAGAGTATTTCGCCAAAGGGCAGAAAGGCTCCTCGGCCATGCCGCACAAGCGTAACCCGATCGGTTCAGAGAACATGACGGGCCTCGCCCGCGTACTCCGCGGTCACATGGTCACGGCGTATGAGAACGTCGCCCTCTGGCATGAGCGGGATATTTCCCATTCCTCGGCAGAGCGGATCATTCTCCCGGACGCGACGATTGCCCTCAACTATATGCTGAACCGCTTCGGCAACATCGTCAAAAACCTGACCGTGTTCCCGGATAACATGAAACGCAATATGGGCCGCACCTTTGGGCTGATTTACTCCCAGCGCGTGCTCCTTACCCTCATTGATAAAGGTTTGGCAAGAGAAGCGGCCTATGACCTCGTTCAGCCAAAGGCGATGCAGGCGTGGGAGGAAGGCCGGCCGTTCAGAGAGATTGTCGAAGCCGACGAAGCGATCACCTCGAAGCTCAGTGAAGCAGAGCTCGATGCGTGTTTTGATTACAACCATCACATGAAGCATGTGGATACGATCTTTACCCGTCTCGGACTGGACGGCTAA
- the purC gene encoding phosphoribosylaminoimidazolesuccinocarboxamide synthase yields the protein MTTECLYEGKAKRIYTTGEEGIYRVAYKDDATAFNGEKMEVLEGKGRLNNEISSLIFTMLHENQVDNHFVKRLSETEQLVKEVSIIPIEVVVRNIAAGSLVKRYGIERGRTMNPPVVEWYFKDDALGDPLMNEDHIRIMNLAEREELNAIKVQALRINELLVPFFKEAKVDLVDFKLEFGRTKDGGIILADEISPDTCRLWDEETGESLDKDLFRFNQGDLQTGYEQILQRLGGSKS from the coding sequence ATGACGACTGAATGTCTGTATGAAGGAAAAGCGAAACGCATTTACACAACCGGCGAAGAAGGGATCTACCGCGTCGCTTACAAGGACGACGCCACGGCCTTTAACGGGGAGAAAATGGAGGTGCTTGAAGGGAAAGGGCGGCTGAATAACGAAATCAGTTCCCTCATCTTCACGATGCTCCATGAGAACCAGGTGGACAACCATTTTGTGAAGCGGCTGTCGGAAACCGAACAGCTCGTCAAAGAAGTCAGCATCATTCCGATTGAGGTGGTCGTGCGAAACATAGCCGCCGGGAGTCTCGTGAAGCGTTACGGCATCGAGCGCGGCCGTACGATGAACCCGCCGGTGGTGGAGTGGTATTTCAAAGACGACGCCCTCGGGGATCCGTTGATGAATGAGGATCACATCCGCATCATGAACCTCGCAGAGCGCGAAGAACTGAATGCGATCAAGGTCCAGGCACTCCGCATCAACGAACTGCTCGTGCCGTTTTTCAAAGAAGCGAAGGTCGATCTCGTCGACTTCAAGCTTGAATTTGGACGGACGAAGGACGGCGGGATCATCCTTGCCGATGAGATCTCACCGGACACGTGCAGGCTTTGGGATGAAGAGACCGGCGAGTCCCTTGACAAAGACTTATTCCGCTTCAATCAGGGCGATCTGCAGACAGGCTATGAACAGATATTACAACGACTGGGAGGCAGTAAATCATGA
- the purS gene encoding phosphoribosylformylglycinamidine synthase subunit PurS, giving the protein MNANVTVYVSLKEGVLDPQGSAVEKSLHQLGYESVADVRVGKTMTLTMSGDSKEAIAKQVEAMCDQLLANPVIEDFTYEIEEVLSV; this is encoded by the coding sequence ATGAATGCAAACGTAACGGTGTATGTATCACTCAAAGAGGGCGTCCTTGACCCGCAGGGATCCGCGGTGGAGAAATCCCTCCATCAGCTCGGCTATGAGAGCGTGGCGGACGTCCGTGTCGGTAAGACAATGACCCTCACGATGAGCGGCGACTCAAAAGAAGCCATCGCCAAACAGGTGGAAGCGATGTGCGATCAGCTCCTCGCCAACCCCGTCATCGAAGACTTCACGTACGAGATTGAGGAGGTCCTCTCGGTATGA
- the purQ gene encoding phosphoribosylformylglycinamidine synthase subunit PurQ, giving the protein MKFAVIVFPGSNCDSDMYHAAKDELGEEATFVFHHETDLSGYDGILLPGGFSYGDYLRSGAIAQFSPVMKAVAEAAEAGKPVLGVCNGFQILLEAGLLPGAMRRNEQLTFICKTVPLTVVNNNTSFTSLYEEGEVIQIPVAHGDGNYYCDDETLASLKANNQIVFTYTEPINGSVADIAGIVNKAGNVLGMMPHPERAVDQLLGSDDGLKLFQSIVKHWRDHHAVTS; this is encoded by the coding sequence ATGAAATTCGCCGTGATTGTGTTTCCAGGTTCCAACTGTGATTCGGATATGTACCACGCTGCGAAGGATGAGCTCGGTGAAGAGGCGACGTTCGTCTTTCACCATGAGACGGATCTCTCCGGCTACGACGGGATTCTCCTTCCGGGCGGCTTTTCCTACGGGGACTATCTCCGCTCCGGGGCTATCGCCCAGTTCTCACCGGTGATGAAGGCTGTCGCCGAAGCGGCGGAAGCCGGCAAGCCGGTCCTCGGAGTCTGCAACGGCTTTCAGATTCTTCTTGAAGCGGGGCTCTTGCCGGGCGCGATGCGCCGCAATGAACAGCTGACGTTTATTTGTAAGACCGTGCCACTCACCGTCGTGAATAACAACACGTCGTTTACGTCACTTTATGAGGAAGGGGAGGTCATACAGATTCCCGTCGCGCACGGCGACGGCAACTATTACTGTGACGACGAAACCCTTGCCTCCCTGAAGGCCAATAACCAGATCGTCTTTACCTATACCGAACCGATCAACGGTTCTGTCGCAGACATTGCCGGCATCGTCAACAAGGCAGGCAACGTCCTCGGCATGATGCCGCATCCGGAGCGGGCAGTCGATCAGCTGCTCGGCTCCGACGACGGCCTTAAGCTCTTTCAATCCATCGTCAAACATTGGAGGGACCACCATGCAGTTACGTCATGA
- the purL gene encoding phosphoribosylformylglycinamidine synthase subunit PurL codes for MQLRHEPSPVMIRDEQIYKEMGVTDDEFRSIESILGRLPNYTELGLFSVMWSEHCSYKNSKVLLKKFPVDGPRVLQGPGEGAGIIDIGDEKAVVFKIESHNHPSAVEPYEGAATGVGGIIRDIFSMGARPVALLNSLRFGELSNPRVKYLFEGVVSGIAGYGNCVGIPTVGGEIQFDKAYEGNPLVNAMCVGLIDHSHIQKGQAKGVGNPVLYVGASTGRDGIHGATFASEELSEDSQSKRPSVQVGDPFMEKLLIEACLEAVRHPKIVGIQDMGAAGLTSSSAEMASKAGSGIRMDLDKVPQRETGMTPYEMMLSESQERMLLVVEKGSEQVFIELFEKWDLHAVVVGEVTDDKQMTLVHQGETVAQAPVDALAEEAPVYHPPSSVPAYFEAFQKQEPVRLSAPDYAVTLTALLKQPSIASKEWVYEQYDHMVQTNTVVAPGSDAAVIRVRETEKALAMTTDCNGRFLYLDPYEGGKMAVMEAARNLVCSGAKPLGVTDCLNYGSPDKPEIYWQLERSTDGLSEACRFLDTPVIGGNVSLYNETAMGAIFPTPVIGMVGLIEDLSHITKQTVQEAGDLVYLIGESGPDFAGSELQKLQTNATEGKLRPADLAIEKARQEQVLTAIQHHLVQSAHDLSEGGFAVALAEKVFGSEYGVSVTLNEEDETQALFAETPSRFILTVSPEKQAAFEKQIPEAKMIGRVSEEKRVRIHNQHGQMIIDEAGDDLERAWRGAIACYLKSED; via the coding sequence ATGCAGTTACGTCATGAGCCATCCCCGGTCATGATCCGGGACGAACAGATCTATAAGGAAATGGGTGTCACCGATGACGAGTTCCGCTCCATTGAATCGATCCTCGGACGCCTGCCGAACTATACGGAGCTTGGCCTGTTCTCGGTCATGTGGTCGGAACACTGCAGCTACAAGAACTCCAAGGTTCTCCTGAAGAAGTTCCCCGTTGACGGACCCCGCGTCCTGCAAGGGCCCGGAGAAGGCGCGGGGATCATCGATATCGGCGATGAGAAAGCCGTCGTCTTTAAGATTGAAAGCCACAACCATCCGTCCGCCGTTGAGCCTTATGAGGGGGCGGCAACAGGCGTCGGCGGGATTATCCGCGATATCTTTTCTATGGGTGCCCGTCCGGTGGCACTCTTAAATTCCCTCCGTTTTGGTGAACTGTCCAATCCGCGGGTTAAATACCTCTTCGAAGGGGTCGTCTCCGGCATCGCCGGTTACGGCAACTGCGTCGGGATCCCCACGGTCGGCGGTGAGATCCAGTTTGACAAAGCTTACGAGGGCAATCCCCTCGTCAATGCGATGTGCGTCGGACTCATTGACCACAGCCACATTCAGAAAGGCCAGGCAAAAGGAGTAGGCAATCCGGTTCTCTACGTAGGGGCCTCGACGGGCCGTGACGGGATTCACGGTGCGACCTTCGCCTCTGAGGAACTGAGCGAGGACTCCCAGTCCAAGCGGCCGTCGGTACAGGTCGGGGATCCGTTCATGGAAAAACTCCTCATTGAAGCCTGCCTCGAAGCCGTCCGCCATCCGAAAATTGTCGGGATTCAGGACATGGGCGCCGCGGGTCTGACGTCGTCCTCTGCGGAAATGGCGAGTAAAGCCGGCAGTGGGATCCGCATGGACCTCGATAAAGTTCCGCAGCGTGAAACAGGAATGACGCCGTATGAAATGATGCTTTCCGAGTCCCAGGAACGGATGCTGCTCGTCGTGGAGAAGGGAAGCGAACAGGTATTCATTGAACTGTTTGAAAAATGGGATCTGCACGCCGTTGTTGTCGGGGAAGTGACCGACGATAAGCAGATGACCCTCGTTCATCAGGGCGAGACCGTTGCACAGGCGCCGGTGGATGCCCTCGCAGAAGAAGCGCCGGTGTATCATCCGCCTTCATCGGTCCCGGCCTATTTTGAAGCCTTTCAAAAACAGGAGCCCGTCCGTCTGTCGGCGCCGGATTATGCCGTGACGCTGACGGCGCTGTTGAAACAGCCGTCCATCGCCAGTAAGGAATGGGTCTATGAACAGTACGATCATATGGTTCAGACGAATACCGTCGTGGCACCAGGATCCGACGCAGCCGTCATCCGCGTCAGAGAAACGGAGAAGGCGCTTGCCATGACTACGGACTGTAACGGCCGTTTTCTCTATCTCGATCCGTATGAAGGCGGCAAAATGGCCGTCATGGAAGCGGCGCGTAACCTCGTCTGTTCCGGCGCGAAACCCCTCGGTGTCACGGACTGTCTCAACTACGGCAGCCCGGACAAGCCGGAGATTTACTGGCAGCTTGAGCGTTCGACGGACGGCCTTTCTGAAGCGTGCCGCTTTCTTGACACGCCGGTCATCGGCGGGAACGTTTCTCTTTATAACGAAACGGCCATGGGGGCGATTTTCCCGACTCCGGTTATCGGCATGGTCGGTCTCATTGAAGACTTGAGCCATATTACAAAACAGACCGTTCAGGAGGCAGGGGACCTTGTGTACCTGATCGGAGAGAGCGGACCGGATTTTGCTGGCAGTGAGCTGCAGAAGCTCCAGACGAATGCGACGGAAGGCAAGCTCCGTCCCGCTGATTTGGCCATTGAGAAGGCCAGGCAGGAACAGGTGCTCACCGCGATTCAACACCATCTCGTCCAGTCTGCCCACGACCTGTCTGAAGGCGGGTTTGCCGTGGCTTTGGCGGAGAAGGTGTTCGGCAGCGAATACGGCGTGTCGGTCACACTGAACGAAGAAGACGAGACACAGGCGCTCTTTGCGGAGACCCCGTCACGGTTTATCCTGACGGTCAGCCCCGAGAAGCAGGCAGCCTTTGAAAAACAGATACCGGAAGCGAAGATGATCGGTCGTGTCTCGGAAGAGAAACGCGTACGGATTCACAATCAACACGGACAGATGATCATCGATGAAGCCGGTGATGATCTCGAACGTGCCTGGAGAGGTGCAATTGCATGTTACCTGAAATCAGAGGATTAA